One part of the [Synechococcus] sp. NIES-970 genome encodes these proteins:
- the uvrD gene encoding DNA helicase II, which produces MLNLASLNENQCEAVLWNKGALLVLAGPGSGKTRVLTCRIAHILEQSEGQHFRILALTFTNKAAAEMRSRVQELVPKELSRVRLTTFHSFAAELLQQHGNHLNFRPDFQILSNNADREALLDDVLRQLRKNLAYSLPVHFKAAQLLPAVTRLLEKCVPIDQAEEILQQSNVENAALLSKVYADYRNALRKNNSLDFPSLIAEAFDLLTKYPFLVKHIRKVYKHILVDEFQDTNNTQYQILSLLVCPDPSTLFVVADDDQIIYQWNGANPKRIQALRDDFGVTELQLPENYRCPPLIIELANSLIEKNLGRSAGKKPLKAVKQGESVEVVRVFSFATFEKEIEWIVQDIAQREPEDRTNCAVLARTKKLLEQAGSKLAEAGIPVYFAANKDEFKSAPLRMLHAILRLVNSKEDKQSLARLSKAFYELEGIRIELSPVLARASADGKDLLRSWLDEVKLRDALEEKTRTLLETDIKSLLTSLNYRNFSEKLLDWAVESSPESNQDEDAFNEFEEERDVWQQILNEIMKKFEGEEVSLHQLLQELDLTSKTLPKPPEAIPCFTIHASKGLEFGHVYLIGLVEDQFPSWAAIKKGDNSLEMQEERRNCFVAITRTQESLTLTFSAKMFGWPKKPSRFLAEMGVEL; this is translated from the coding sequence ATGCTTAATTTAGCGTCACTCAATGAAAATCAGTGCGAGGCTGTGTTGTGGAACAAAGGAGCGCTACTGGTCTTAGCAGGGCCTGGTTCTGGCAAAACAAGAGTTCTTACCTGTCGCATTGCACACATATTGGAACAATCAGAAGGTCAACATTTTCGTATTTTGGCTCTTACTTTTACTAATAAGGCTGCCGCAGAAATGCGGAGCAGAGTGCAGGAACTAGTTCCAAAAGAACTTAGCAGGGTACGGCTTACAACGTTCCATTCTTTCGCTGCTGAACTTCTCCAGCAGCATGGCAACCATCTCAATTTTCGCCCAGACTTCCAAATACTTTCAAACAATGCTGATAGAGAAGCCCTTCTAGATGATGTATTAAGGCAACTCCGAAAAAACCTTGCCTATTCTCTGCCAGTCCATTTTAAAGCAGCCCAACTTCTCCCTGCTGTGACAAGACTTCTTGAAAAATGTGTTCCGATAGATCAGGCAGAAGAAATTCTTCAACAATCCAACGTGGAAAATGCTGCTCTTCTATCTAAGGTGTATGCAGATTATAGAAACGCACTTCGCAAAAACAATTCTCTCGATTTTCCAAGTTTGATAGCTGAAGCGTTCGATTTATTAACAAAGTATCCGTTCTTGGTTAAACACATACGCAAAGTTTACAAGCACATTCTTGTCGATGAATTTCAAGATACGAATAATACTCAGTATCAAATTCTATCATTGCTCGTATGCCCAGATCCTTCAACACTGTTTGTTGTAGCTGATGACGATCAAATTATTTATCAATGGAATGGAGCAAATCCTAAAAGGATTCAGGCATTGCGTGATGACTTTGGGGTTACTGAGTTACAACTTCCAGAAAACTACCGTTGTCCGCCTCTTATCATTGAATTAGCTAATTCTCTAATTGAAAAAAATCTCGGTCGATCAGCAGGGAAAAAACCGCTGAAGGCAGTCAAGCAGGGAGAAAGCGTAGAAGTTGTACGTGTTTTTAGTTTTGCTACTTTTGAAAAGGAAATTGAATGGATCGTACAGGATATCGCTCAAAGGGAACCTGAAGACCGAACAAACTGTGCTGTTCTTGCACGAACGAAAAAGCTCTTGGAGCAGGCAGGATCTAAACTTGCGGAAGCAGGTATTCCTGTTTACTTTGCAGCCAACAAGGATGAATTTAAGAGTGCTCCACTGAGAATGTTACATGCCATTCTTCGGCTAGTTAACTCCAAGGAAGATAAGCAGTCACTTGCAAGGCTCTCAAAGGCTTTTTATGAACTTGAAGGTATCAGAATTGAATTGTCTCCAGTCCTTGCGCGTGCATCTGCTGATGGCAAGGATTTGCTTCGCTCTTGGCTTGATGAGGTAAAGCTCCGAGATGCTTTGGAGGAAAAGACACGAACACTTTTGGAAACAGATATTAAGTCACTGCTTACATCTCTAAACTATCGTAATTTTTCAGAAAAACTTTTAGATTGGGCGGTAGAGTCTTCGCCTGAATCTAACCAAGATGAAGATGCCTTCAATGAGTTTGAAGAAGAGCGGGATGTTTGGCAACAAATTTTGAATGAAATAATGAAAAAATTTGAAGGTGAAGAAGTGAGTCTTCATCAATTACTGCAAGAGCTTGATCTTACATCGAAGACACTGCCAAAACCGCCAGAGGCAATTCCTTGTTTCACTATCCATGCCTCAAAAGGCTTAGAGTTTGGACATGTCTACCTCATTGGATTAGTAGAGGATCAGTTTCCCAGTTGGGCTGCTATTAAAAAAGGCGACAATTCTTTAGAAATGCAAGAAGAACGTCGAAATTGTTTTGTCGCTATTACACGTACTCAGGAAAGTTTGACGCTGACTTTTTCTGCCAAGATGTTTGGATGGCCAAAAAAGCCTTCTCGATTTTTAGCAGAAATGGGAGTAGAGCTATGA
- the pyrC_2 gene encoding dihydroorotase has protein sequence MNNVVLRQVRVLDPVANLDHRQDVWLREGQVQAIAPQLTDLPAEVESIEAEDLILAPGLVDLYSHSSEPGHESRETLEQLAQGALAGGFTQVGILSDTQPALDNFGQLQSFQQRINQLPSPKPNFLPWAALTKKCQGEALTELGELATAKIAGFSDGRALNNWLLLRRTLEYLRPYQRAIALYPKNLALHNGGTARYGKVSLAYGLVEELASVETTAIAAICELVAELKTPVHLMRISTARGIELIAAAKERGLPITASVSWMHLLWNTKALSTYDPNLRLDPPLGNPEDQQALIEGVKNGVIEAIAIDHQPYLYEEKTVSFAEAPTGVIGLEIALPILWQNFVVSQDWQPLQLWQTLSSNPQKCLGNEVQVIAPENSQPLILFDPHKTWQVNAKNLHCPQSNTPWWGQNLSGKVIKTFLV, from the coding sequence ATGAATAACGTGGTTTTACGGCAGGTGCGGGTATTAGATCCCGTGGCCAATCTGGATCATCGTCAGGATGTTTGGCTTAGGGAAGGTCAAGTCCAGGCGATCGCCCCCCAACTGACCGACCTACCCGCCGAGGTGGAAAGTATCGAGGCAGAAGATCTGATTCTGGCGCCTGGTTTGGTCGATCTCTACAGCCACAGCAGCGAACCCGGTCATGAGTCTCGCGAAACCCTAGAACAGTTGGCCCAAGGTGCGTTGGCCGGGGGCTTCACCCAGGTGGGCATTCTCTCGGACACCCAACCCGCCCTTGATAATTTTGGGCAACTGCAAAGCTTTCAACAACGGATTAACCAACTGCCCAGCCCCAAACCAAATTTTTTACCCTGGGCCGCCCTCACAAAAAAATGCCAAGGAGAGGCCCTCACAGAATTGGGAGAATTAGCGACGGCAAAGATTGCTGGCTTTAGCGATGGTCGCGCCCTCAATAACTGGCTCCTGTTGCGCCGCACCCTGGAATATCTCCGGCCCTACCAACGGGCGATCGCCCTCTACCCGAAAAATTTAGCGCTCCATAATGGGGGCACTGCCCGCTACGGCAAAGTCAGTTTAGCTTACGGACTCGTTGAAGAATTAGCCTCCGTCGAAACCACGGCGATCGCCGCTATCTGTGAACTAGTAGCTGAACTGAAAACCCCTGTCCATCTGATGCGTATTTCCACCGCCCGGGGTATAGAACTGATCGCTGCTGCAAAGGAGCGCGGTTTACCGATTACGGCTAGCGTGTCATGGATGCATTTGCTCTGGAACACTAAAGCCCTCAGCACCTACGATCCCAATTTGCGGCTCGATCCGCCCCTCGGTAATCCGGAAGATCAACAAGCCTTAATTGAAGGTGTCAAAAATGGTGTAATTGAGGCGATCGCCATTGATCATCAACCCTATCTTTACGAAGAAAAAACTGTCAGCTTTGCCGAAGCACCGACCGGGGTAATTGGTCTAGAAATTGCTCTGCCAATCCTCTGGCAAAATTTTGTCGTCTCCCAAGATTGGCAACCGCTCCAACTCTGGCAAACCCTGAGCAGTAATCCGCAAAAATGTTTAGGCAATGAAGTCCAGGTGATCGCTCCTGAAAATTCCCAGCCCCTAATCCTGTTCGATCCCCACAAAACATGGCAAGTAAACGCCAAGAATCTCCATTGCCCCCAAAGTAATACTCCTTGGTGGGGACAAAATTTGTCTGGCAAAGTAATCAAAACATTTCTTGTCTAA
- the ureG gene encoding urease accessory protein, UreG, whose translation MSALRVGIAGPVGSGKTALLDALCKSLREHYAIAVVTNDIYTKEDAQFLTRSGALPAERIMGVETGGCPHTAIREDASLNLAAIAELEEKFQPLTLMFVESGGDNLAATFSPELVDLTIYVIDVAAGDKIPRKGGPGITKSDLLVINKIDLAPAVGADLDVMDRDAKKMRGDKPFIFTNLKTQEGLDGVIDFVEKHIV comes from the coding sequence ATGAGCGCATTACGGGTTGGCATTGCAGGGCCGGTGGGATCAGGGAAAACAGCCCTCCTTGATGCCCTTTGTAAGTCTCTACGGGAGCACTATGCGATCGCCGTGGTCACCAATGACATCTACACCAAAGAAGACGCCCAATTTCTCACCCGCTCCGGGGCACTCCCCGCCGAACGCATCATGGGGGTGGAAACGGGGGGCTGTCCCCACACGGCGATCCGCGAAGATGCTTCCTTAAATTTGGCGGCGATCGCTGAACTCGAAGAAAAATTTCAACCTTTAACCCTGATGTTTGTTGAGAGTGGCGGTGATAATTTGGCCGCCACCTTTAGCCCGGAACTAGTCGATTTAACAATCTATGTCATTGATGTGGCTGCCGGCGATAAAATTCCCCGTAAAGGTGGCCCCGGCATTACTAAATCTGATCTGTTGGTAATTAACAAAATCGACCTTGCCCCAGCAGTGGGCGCAGATTTAGACGTGATGGACCGAGACGCAAAAAAAATGCGCGGCGACAAGCCCTTTATTTTTACCAATCTCAAAACTCAGGAAGGTTTAGATGGTGTGATTGATTTTGTCGAAAAACACATTGTTTGA
- a CDS encoding hypothetical protein (hypothetical protein SYNPCC7002_A0027), with protein sequence MPEDFQAPGQIIQLGYLPSRIDLLTTPNGVDFKSCYQKKQL encoded by the coding sequence ATGCCAGAAGATTTTCAAGCTCCTGGTCAAATCATTCAGTTGGGTTATCTCCCTAGTCGGATTGATTTGTTGACAACACCTAATGGCGTTGATTTCAAAAGCTGTTATCAAAAAAAACAACTATAA
- a CDS encoding hypothetical protein (hypothetical protein Cyan7822_0460), protein MEKVICKFRQTEQPKDCLYWQNQSPEVRIAALEQIRREYHQHKYNSAHPRLQRIYRIIK, encoded by the coding sequence ATGGAAAAAGTAATTTGTAAATTCAGGCAAACTGAACAACCCAAAGACTGTCTTTACTGGCAGAATCAATCTCCAGAAGTACGCATAGCAGCTCTCGAACAGATCCGCCGAGAATACCACCAACACAAATACAATAGTGCTCACCCCAGACTTCAGAGAATTTATCGAATTATTAAATAA
- the alrA gene encoding alanine racemase: MLDGEQLSYIVSQACRHYQFSKAIRQRAWVEIDHQALADNIRALKGILAPQTALMAVVKADAYGHGAIKVAETVLRAGATWLAIATLGEGVELREAGITAPILVLGATNTTEEIEAIAHWDLQPTLCTLAQVKLFDQTAAKLGKILPVHLKIDTGMSRLGTRWEEALPFVSAAHAASNLNIASIYSHFATADEPDPSTLNQQHQRFQEAIANFQQHGIPIPKLHISNSAATLHSTALHYDLVRIGLSIYGVYPAPHLAAQVSLRPVLQVKARITQIKTLPPNTGVSYGHRFKTSAPTKIAVVGIGYADGVPRRLSNQLKVLVNGIFAPQVGAITMDQIMLDVTHLPAVQVGDVVTLIGHETKEQLTVDQWANQLGTISWEILCGFKHRLPRINL; the protein is encoded by the coding sequence GTGTTAGATGGAGAACAACTATCCTACATTGTGTCCCAAGCTTGCCGCCATTATCAGTTTTCTAAAGCAATTCGGCAACGGGCCTGGGTAGAAATCGACCATCAAGCCCTAGCGGATAATATTCGCGCGCTTAAAGGAATTCTAGCCCCCCAAACGGCCTTGATGGCGGTGGTAAAAGCCGACGCCTATGGCCATGGCGCTATCAAAGTAGCCGAAACAGTCCTCCGGGCCGGGGCAACTTGGCTGGCGATCGCCACCCTCGGCGAAGGGGTCGAACTGCGCGAAGCAGGGATCACCGCGCCAATTTTAGTTTTAGGGGCGACTAATACCACCGAAGAAATTGAGGCGATCGCCCACTGGGATTTGCAACCCACCCTCTGCACCCTAGCTCAAGTGAAATTATTTGACCAAACCGCCGCGAAGTTGGGCAAAATCTTACCGGTTCACCTCAAAATCGACACCGGGATGTCCCGCCTGGGAACCCGCTGGGAAGAAGCATTACCCTTTGTCAGCGCCGCCCACGCAGCCTCTAATTTGAACATCGCCAGCATCTATTCCCATTTCGCCACCGCCGACGAACCAGATCCCAGCACCCTCAATCAACAACACCAACGCTTCCAGGAGGCGATCGCCAATTTTCAGCAGCATGGTATTCCCATCCCGAAATTACATATCAGCAACTCTGCCGCTACTCTTCATAGCACGGCTCTCCACTATGACCTAGTGCGCATCGGCCTTTCAATTTATGGCGTTTATCCAGCCCCCCATCTCGCCGCGCAAGTTTCCCTCAGACCAGTCCTCCAAGTCAAAGCTCGGATCACTCAAATCAAGACCCTCCCCCCTAACACAGGCGTGAGCTATGGCCATCGCTTTAAAACAAGTGCCCCAACAAAAATTGCTGTGGTGGGTATTGGCTATGCCGATGGAGTTCCCCGCCGTCTGTCTAATCAGCTCAAAGTTTTGGTCAATGGCATCTTTGCGCCCCAGGTCGGCGCGATTACCATGGATCAAATCATGCTCGATGTCACCCACTTACCAGCGGTGCAGGTAGGGGATGTGGTGACCTTGATTGGCCATGAAACTAAAGAACAATTAACCGTAGACCAATGGGCCAACCAGCTGGGGACTATTTCCTGGGAAATTCTCTGTGGTTTCAAGCACCGGCTGCCTCGCATTAACTTGTAA
- a CDS encoding Transglutaminase-like superfamily protein, which produces MSTATPVNHRTIRPISTYALHGVAFYDGYIWAIENINGYLLRINPQTDATEIMNPKTWSGFIGATSLAIQNDTLWFTSGDRLYRCSITDGQWQPELIIRFADTVNGVAISGNSLYISCQKQGEIFIYDAVSRQSITSLYAPGIGIENLVIRGEELWVSDSLEQTVYCLERATGEVKFTLLTPFESPTGLAFCPNSQGSPDILYVAYASQEPYIRDNPNADPNYELQYRDVTFLHPLYYRYDPEKKYALSNGFLLEMSYVEELSPLDPVELQNLEWKIALPAETDRQQVVSIEPVGLPFTIEEKDGQKIAVFKFDQLNEQQRYIFGWRAILKVWSIKYQFTPRDCENLPPLSEVMQGQYLVDNENLAMETEIIQRAAEDAVGTETNLLRQMYNIRNYVYDHLSYGIKPHIDTPDIALRRGVGSCGEYLGVLLALSRLNQIASRTVGRYKCPAHAHLRNMPLQPDYNHVWMEFYVPGYGWLPMESNPDDLCEGGPYPARFFMGLAWYHAEMAKGVPFEKLYHHGEVVPKEQVSLGDLALNHVRFMILEELQP; this is translated from the coding sequence TTGAGCACTGCCACCCCCGTTAATCACCGCACCATTCGCCCCATTTCAACCTATGCCCTCCACGGTGTGGCCTTCTATGACGGCTATATCTGGGCAATCGAAAATATTAATGGCTATCTCCTGCGGATCAATCCCCAGACTGATGCCACCGAAATTATGAATCCCAAAACCTGGTCCGGGTTTATCGGCGCTACAAGTCTCGCAATCCAAAATGACACCCTGTGGTTTACCAGTGGCGATCGCCTCTACAGATGTTCTATCACCGATGGTCAATGGCAGCCCGAACTGATCATCCGCTTTGCCGATACCGTCAACGGGGTGGCAATTTCCGGCAACAGCCTCTACATCTCTTGTCAGAAACAAGGCGAAATTTTTATCTACGACGCCGTTAGTCGCCAATCTATCACCAGTCTCTATGCGCCCGGCATCGGTATCGAAAACTTAGTGATTCGCGGCGAAGAACTCTGGGTTTCCGACAGCCTCGAACAAACTGTCTATTGCCTTGAGCGGGCCACTGGCGAAGTAAAATTCACCCTCCTCACTCCCTTTGAGTCCCCCACTGGCCTTGCTTTTTGCCCCAATTCCCAGGGTAGCCCAGATATTCTCTATGTGGCCTATGCCTCCCAGGAACCCTACATCCGCGATAACCCCAATGCCGACCCCAACTACGAACTCCAGTATCGAGATGTCACGTTTCTGCATCCCCTCTACTATCGCTATGACCCCGAGAAAAAATATGCCCTCTCCAATGGTTTTCTCCTGGAGATGAGCTATGTGGAAGAACTCTCCCCCCTCGATCCGGTCGAGTTGCAAAACCTCGAATGGAAAATCGCCCTCCCCGCTGAAACCGATCGCCAACAGGTGGTCAGCATCGAGCCAGTGGGCCTGCCCTTTACCATCGAAGAAAAAGACGGCCAAAAAATAGCGGTCTTTAAATTCGACCAACTCAATGAACAACAACGCTATATTTTCGGCTGGCGAGCAATCCTCAAGGTGTGGAGCATCAAATATCAATTCACCCCCAGGGACTGTGAAAATCTGCCCCCCCTCTCCGAGGTGATGCAGGGGCAATATTTGGTAGACAACGAAAACCTCGCCATGGAAACGGAGATTATCCAGCGGGCAGCGGAAGACGCTGTGGGTACTGAGACTAATCTGCTCCGGCAAATGTACAACATCCGCAACTATGTTTATGACCACCTCTCCTATGGCATCAAACCCCACATTGATACCCCAGATATTGCCCTCCGGCGGGGTGTTGGTTCCTGTGGAGAATATTTAGGTGTCTTACTCGCGCTCTCTCGCCTCAATCAGATTGCCAGCCGCACCGTTGGCCGCTATAAATGTCCGGCCCATGCCCACCTGAGAAATATGCCTCTCCAGCCGGATTATAACCATGTGTGGATGGAATTTTATGTACCCGGTTATGGCTGGTTACCAATGGAGTCTAACCCGGATGATCTCTGCGAAGGGGGGCCCTATCCAGCCCGCTTTTTCATGGGATTGGCTTGGTATCATGCGGAGATGGCGAAAGGAGTTCCCTTTGAAAAACTGTATCACCATGGTGAAGTTGTCCCCAAAGAACAGGTTTCCCTTGGGGATTTAGCCTTAAACCATGTGCGTTTTATGATTCTTGAGGAATTGCAGCCGTAA
- a CDS encoding HD domain protein, which produces MGMALDRARVITWLENHVSPHRLHHILGVEQFAQTLALRYGVDPGQAAQAGLLHDLAKFFPPQQLLHMAQEHDLDIDPICEKIPHLLHADVSAFVARQEFGVKDEVILQAIANHTLGRPGMDLLSCIIFVADALEPGRGDEKKLRKLRELSETNLHKTVAGVCEYMIKYLIKHHKIIHPRMILTRNWALKAKD; this is translated from the coding sequence ATGGGAATGGCTCTTGATCGCGCTCGAGTGATTACCTGGCTAGAAAACCATGTGTCGCCCCATCGTTTGCACCATATCCTTGGGGTTGAACAGTTTGCCCAGACTTTAGCACTCCGCTATGGTGTTGATCCGGGTCAGGCGGCCCAAGCCGGTTTATTACACGACTTAGCTAAATTTTTCCCGCCCCAACAATTGCTACATATGGCCCAGGAACATGATTTAGACATTGACCCTATTTGCGAAAAAATCCCCCATTTACTTCATGCTGATGTGAGTGCGTTTGTGGCGCGGCAGGAATTTGGGGTAAAAGATGAGGTCATTCTCCAGGCGATCGCCAACCATACTTTGGGGCGGCCAGGCATGGATCTATTAAGTTGTATTATCTTTGTGGCTGATGCCCTAGAACCGGGTCGTGGCGATGAAAAGAAGCTCCGAAAATTGCGGGAACTCAGCGAAACAAATTTACATAAGACCGTGGCCGGGGTTTGCGAATACATGATCAAATACCTCATCAAACATCACAAAATCATTCACCCTCGGATGATCCTGACCCGCAACTGGGCTCTAAAGGCCAAAGATTAA
- a CDS encoding hypothetical protein (conserved hypothetical membrane protein), which translates to MKTPQTLPLPWYRWLNSTYVVRLLETIQDLIVISLCIGLFSFMVLQLREMVLSLLPPLQFQTVTSDILFLLILVELFRLLIIYLQEHRVSIGVAVEVSIVSVLREIIVRGVLETPWTQVLVACIFLLVLGTLLVIRVWLPPTFDGIDPEQTVSRRHRSRQHSQDQEDHALVP; encoded by the coding sequence ATGAAAACCCCTCAAACTCTACCTCTGCCTTGGTATCGCTGGCTCAATAGCACCTATGTTGTGCGGTTGTTAGAAACGATTCAAGATCTGATTGTCATTAGTCTGTGTATTGGGCTGTTTAGCTTTATGGTTTTGCAATTGCGGGAGATGGTGCTTTCGTTGTTGCCCCCCTTGCAATTTCAAACGGTGACCTCCGATATTCTTTTTCTCCTGATCCTGGTCGAGCTGTTTCGCTTATTGATTATCTACCTGCAAGAACATCGGGTTTCGATTGGCGTGGCGGTTGAGGTATCAATTGTTTCTGTACTCAGGGAAATCATTGTGCGTGGTGTGTTGGAAACGCCCTGGACACAGGTTTTAGTTGCTTGCATTTTTCTTTTGGTGTTGGGGACGCTACTGGTAATCCGAGTTTGGCTGCCGCCTACTTTTGACGGCATTGATCCGGAGCAGACTGTTTCTCGGCGCCACCGTTCGCGGCAGCATTCCCAAGATCAAGAGGATCACGCCCTAGTCCCCTAG
- a CDS encoding hypothetical protein (conserved hypothetical protein), with the protein MLLFPRQQASKSPTEKLSSPAANAFDLLRPLRRWLNHLEIVDVDQARMICQLVPAQCPFAQEISLAGLIHFKIPPLCKLNPLYEEVVALRFKALCYLAENSPSEVCRYC; encoded by the coding sequence ATGCTTCTTTTCCCACGCCAACAAGCTTCAAAAAGCCCTACAGAAAAACTTTCCTCCCCGGCGGCAAACGCTTTTGACTTGCTCCGACCCCTCCGTCGATGGCTCAATCATTTGGAGATTGTCGATGTTGACCAGGCGCGGATGATTTGCCAGCTTGTACCAGCCCAGTGTCCCTTCGCCCAGGAAATTTCTTTAGCGGGTCTGATTCACTTTAAAATTCCGCCCCTTTGTAAACTCAATCCCCTCTATGAAGAAGTGGTGGCCTTGAGATTTAAAGCCCTTTGTTACCTCGCTGAAAACTCTCCGAGTGAAGTCTGCCGTTATTGTTAA
- the pqqL_2 gene encoding processing proteinase, whose protein sequence is MIQLARAIALMFLRLSSFKQPERKGYHEGKFQSWYFLLPYSSEPDPAKSFTFPNGLQVIHQYLPGAPVVVTDVWVKAGAIAEPTEWEGMAHFLEHMVFKGSSQVRPGEFDQIVETCGGVSNAATSYDYAHFYLSTAGDRLPETLPYLSDILLNATIPDEEFIRERQVVLEEISISHDDPDWLTFQELNRLLYQSHPYGRSILGEADQLCGYTPNQMRCFHRTHYQPQNLTVGIVGNIPADQALNLVQETFSHFQVPSECPPFAMEAEPPLIDIRRSELQVPDVQMARLVMGWLATGVEQFTDAVGLDLLSVILAGTASAWLVQELREKRQWVMDISSGFSLQRDSSLFTIQAWLDAEYLGDVELIIGDRLADLQTQYISESEVIRAQRVLCNDHIFSTETASQLAGLYGYYQTLGNLEYAYLYPQIVASFTPQDLQRLARQYLSPERYGIVTLVGEY, encoded by the coding sequence ATGATTCAGCTTGCCCGGGCGATCGCCCTCATGTTTCTTAGGTTAAGTTCGTTTAAGCAGCCGGAAAGGAAAGGTTATCATGAAGGCAAGTTTCAGTCCTGGTACTTTCTCTTGCCCTACTCCTCCGAGCCTGATCCAGCGAAATCCTTTACCTTCCCCAACGGCCTCCAAGTGATTCACCAATATTTGCCTGGGGCTCCGGTGGTGGTGACGGATGTGTGGGTGAAAGCCGGGGCGATCGCCGAACCGACAGAATGGGAAGGGATGGCGCATTTTTTAGAACATATGGTCTTCAAGGGTTCCTCTCAAGTACGCCCTGGGGAATTTGATCAAATTGTCGAAACCTGTGGCGGCGTGAGTAATGCGGCCACTAGTTATGACTATGCCCATTTTTATCTCAGTACTGCCGGCGATCGCCTCCCCGAAACCCTGCCTTATCTCAGTGATATTTTGCTGAATGCCACTATTCCCGACGAAGAATTTATTCGAGAACGCCAGGTCGTCCTTGAAGAGATTAGCATCAGCCACGATGACCCCGATTGGCTCACCTTCCAAGAATTAAACCGCCTCCTTTACCAAAGTCATCCCTATGGGCGATCGATTCTCGGGGAAGCTGACCAACTGTGCGGCTATACCCCCAACCAAATGCGGTGTTTCCATCGCACCCATTACCAACCCCAAAATTTAACCGTTGGTATCGTTGGGAATATCCCTGCCGACCAAGCCTTAAACCTGGTACAGGAAACCTTTAGTCACTTCCAAGTGCCCTCGGAATGTCCTCCTTTCGCCATGGAAGCAGAGCCCCCACTCATTGATATCCGTCGCAGTGAACTGCAGGTTCCCGATGTGCAGATGGCGCGTCTGGTGATGGGTTGGCTCGCAACGGGGGTAGAGCAATTTACCGATGCTGTGGGTTTAGATTTGCTGTCGGTGATTTTAGCGGGGACGGCCTCCGCTTGGCTTGTGCAAGAGCTACGGGAAAAACGTCAGTGGGTGATGGACATCAGCAGTGGCTTTTCACTGCAGCGCGATTCTAGTTTATTTACGATACAGGCTTGGCTTGATGCAGAGTATTTGGGGGATGTAGAACTGATTATTGGCGATCGCCTCGCCGATCTCCAGACCCAATACATTAGTGAAAGTGAAGTCATACGAGCCCAAAGGGTGCTCTGCAATGACCATATTTTTTCTACCGAAACAGCCAGCCAGTTGGCCGGACTTTACGGCTATTATCAAACCCTCGGCAATCTGGAATATGCCTATCTTTATCCCCAAATTGTTGCCTCTTTTACGCCCCAAGACCTACAGCGTTTAGCACGCCAATATCTATCCCCAGAACGCTATGGCATTGTTACCCTAGTCGGTGAATATTAA